AATGTTTGAAgcttatgaaaaacaaatagaaacgaAAAGAGAAGCAAAAGCAAATAATGGTAGCAATTCTAGTTCAAcggaaagtaataaaaacaaaaagagcaaaTGAGAACATTGTTATAATTGCGGGTCTACTGACTATAAAAGAAGCGAATGCAAAGAGCAAACTAAATGTTTTGGGTGCAGTAAAACGAGGCACATATCCAAAAATTGCCCATCAAGTacgcaaaaaaataatgatgtaAACTTGGTACATACAGTTGAGCAGCACCAAAACATGCAAAAGACTGTACAGATTAACAACATAAAAGTTCGTTGCCTAATCGACAGCggtgcagaaatttctataattgAGCAAACggttgcaataaaattaaattgttctCTAAAGAATTGTAGTGACAGTCTTTCGGGTTATGGCAATAAAAGGGTGATTGCTATCGGCAGGTGTGAAGCGAATATTACTGTTGATAACCTTGTTTGTGCGCATAGCTTCTTGGTTGTGCCAGACAATTTGTTTAAGTATGAGGTCATCTTAGGTTTTGATTTTATCGGAAAATGGGAATACATTTATGATAGAAGTGGTTAtagatttacaaaatttctttcggAAAATGAAAGTTAGATTCACAATATTTCGATTGAAAATAAAGAGTTAGAAGtgccaaaaaaatacaaaaatcaaatagaaaatattgtgaaaGAGTATTCACCTAAAACCGAAGTGACAAGCCCAATGAGTATGAAAATTAAGTTGTCAGAAGATAAAGTTATTCGACATTTACCGAAGAGACTACCATTGCcagaacaaaaagttgtaaGCGAGCAAGTTGAAGACTGgctgcaaaagaaaataatacgtCCGTCGAGTTCCGAATATTGTAGTCGAGCTGTCATAGTTGATAAAACAGATGGTAAAAAACGTTTGTGTGTAGACTTCCGAGACTTGAATAAAATAGTGCAAAAAGATCGTTAGAAGGCGCAAGCATATTAACAACTTTGGACCttgaaaatgcattttttcatgTATCAATAGAAGAGAGTTCGAAGGCGTAGTGGGCACCGCAAAAAATGACAGCcattgaaaaagtaaaagacATACTAACTAGTCAACCAGTTTTGCGTATCTTTTGCCCGTCAGCACCAACGGAGCTTCATACCGATGCGTCGAAGGATGGTCTTGGAGGAATTCTTTTGCAATTATTCGATGGAAAGCTGCATCCTATATACTATTGGAGTAGAAAAAATACTGCTGAAGAAAGTAAGTTACATAGCTTCTACCTTGAAATAAAAGCTGCATATTATGCTGTCCAGAAATTCCGTCACTACATATCTTCTGGGACGAGAGTTTAAATTAGTCACAGATTGCCAAACGTTTAAGAGCACTACTACTAAAAAAGAGTTACCACCCGCCGTAACACGTTGGATACTATATCttgaatattataaatatgttatAGAGCACCGTAAAGGATTTTTGATGAAGCACGTGGATGGTTTGGGTAGAGCACCAGCGAGTGTTTTAATGATTGACGAAATAAGTGCTAGACTACGCCTAGCCCAAACAAGCGATGAACATTTTAAAGCCGTGAAGCAAATTTTACAATCGCAAGATTATGAAGATTACGTTGTTAAAAATGGTATTTTGTTCAAAAGTCAAAATGGTTTACTACTGCTTGCTGTACCACGTTTAATGGAGCAACAAATTATTagagaagagcacgaaaaaagGCACTTCGCGGTTGATAAAACAGTTAATGCGGTTCAACAAAGGTATTTTATACCACatttacgcctaaaagttgaaaaatatattaaaaactgtatcaaatgcattttgttcAACAAGTAGCTTGGGAAAACAAGAAGGGGAAATGCATATCATTGATAAGGGAAATGCGCCACTGCTGACAATCCACATCGATCACCTTGGACCTTTagatgcaacaacaaaattgtacAAGCATATTTTAATCGTTGTTGATGGATTTAGCAAATTTACTTGGTTGTACCCTACAAAAACAACACCTGCAGAAGAGGTAATCAGAAAAATGTCGGAATGGGCTAACATATTTGGAGCACCACATCGCATTATCAGTGATAAGGGGCTAGCATTTACATCGACGGCGTTTAAGGACTGGTGTCAGACAGAAAAAGTAGAACACGTCCTGACAACATCGGGTGTGCCGAGAGGCAATGGCCAAGTCGAACGATTGAACCGAGTTGTTATAAATGTTATTTCGAAGTTGTCAGCTGATCGTACTGAAGCCTGGTATAAATACGTTGGCAAAGTGCAAAGAGTCATCAATAGTACCATCAATAAATCAACGAAATACCCACCATTTGAAATAATGTTTGGTGTGAAAATGAAAACGCCAATGGATGTCAACATAAATAATATGGTGGAAAGTGAAACAGCCGATATTTTAATAGCTAATCGTGACAGTATGAGAGGAAATGTCAGAAGACAAATCGTATACGCTCAGAAAGAATACAAAGAAAACTTTGACAGACGTCGTAAATGCAAAAGAATCTACAAATTGGGAGATTTAGTGGCTATCAAACGGTCACAATTTGTCGCAGGGAAAAAGTTGGCCAACGAGGACTTGGGCCCTTATGAGGTGATCAGGGTCAAACGAAACGATAAGTACGATGTAAAGAAGGCAGCAGACTTTGAAGGCCCCAATGCAACATCAACGAGTTGTGACTATATGAAGCCGTGGAAACGGGATGAATCCGATCTATCCGAGACGGATGATATTGTCGAATGGCCGAATGTAGGAGAATAGGCAGAGAGGAGTTCGCCTTAAGTTGTCGGTGAGTCAAGTCGTTAATTTCGTGTGCGCGCATTTGCTAATCTAAAGTCGTTATTTTTCAGTTGTTCAACAAACGTGCCGTACCAAACCGTGGTTTACTCGACCtcttcaactttttaattacctatatattatatttcaactaTAATACTGAATTCCGTGAATAAAGAACTAAATATATTATCTTACATGTATGATACTCGtacgtacatttttttttctgagctgacagcagaacaatgcttattaatatacacatgtacatacaaccgcacacacaggccactcactttatttctctaaatgcgtatgtcgtccaaagctaaaattctatgcctagcgactacaagaacaaaatgcattaataagcGCAGCCATAGCGGCCATGATGCTGAACAGTCTAAAATAGTCGctgcgctgaacagtttcaaatattgtacagcacaacaaaaaaagtcattgataagttcgaggtcatttttatgaggggcaaaatactttcattcataaaacaaacAGCCAGTATGCCATTTTTTTCAAcgatgacaaatatttacatctaAGATGAACttatcaaatcaaaatagtgaGGACTGGTatatttcttaaagaaatatttgccaatatttgctgAATCTTCAATTTTTATGATGTCGAATTGTCGCGGCTCAGTATATTTGTTTGCaaccacatatgtatgtaaatatgtcttctagatcgacaaccgcagctgctgttcGTCAAGTGCGCCCATGAACGTACGGTAAAATACAGAAGACAGCAACAActagcttataaaaaaagttctgtCCCGGACCTTTCGATActaggagaaaatttcgaaacaattattttatgttctctgatagtaggtaaatagttaattagtatgtATATTAccttacgtatgtagttctctaATTGATAAAAACTgcacaaaaatgtatgtatatatatagctgaaaagttagaaacttacactGAAATCAGAGTGCgacttatgctgaaaacagtgaagaccgcacggaatcccttaccgcatggccttaccgtgcacaaaaattcacccccgagaacaactgcgttcttttaattacatacatatttacacaatacatcggtttgtgtgtgtatgtgtttggttgtatctacagaatgttgccattgatatttttgcttacacactttttctcacatccgcgttatcagttacaatttttcattgtttaataaaccaaagccaaaaaccaacaaatgcaaatagttcatttatctataattaacattattcaacagtatttttaagctattttaacaaaaattatcatttttctaagattattttgtaaatgatttcgaaatgttggcaacactgtgtggtgagagagcaatcagctgggtcggaattacggaatttttttaataatcgtgaaataaaatctacggtactacgatacggaaggaaggaacttttcgtttacatggggttctcattagtttgatcgaaaCAGCTGAGTCGGAATTGCGTTTACgggcttcactgttttcagcattatttGGAGGTTACATTCAACATTTGGATGAAGCCCAAAgtgccaaatatttaatattgaagagtCTGTGAGCTGTGCCTACGGATGAGTGCTGgattttttgagaaatattttttgcagcaCGCATtatatatccatacatacatttatacagcatatactatatatatgcgcatatgtgtataaattcacatatttaaatttgcacatgTCATCTTCCTGTGAGCCTAGTAATGAAACAATTCTCTATGAAggatttgatttggttgaagggacAACAAAGTTTTAACAGAAGATGCCTTAAGAGACATAAttataatgtatgtatatatttttgattgatttgCTCTTTCTAACTCACTATTAAACTTaggatatttgtttttttacgaTAAAGTGCCTGTAGCTAGCCTACAGAGTTACCATTCTTTCTTCTTTCTAACAAACGAACTTTACTCAACTGCCGTTTAATTTGACCAGTTGAGGgtatttctgttaacttttaGGGAAAAATATGTCTGTGGTGACTCATGCGcccaaaacgagtacccctcaaaattccATGCGTTCCCGTTATTGGGACTTCTCTATGCATTAACGGTTTCTGAATTGCGGTGGGCAGTGATGCGAACAAGGAAGTTTCGCGAACAGAATGGCAACAAAAGCGAACGAGATGCTAAAACAAACACATGAATAAGCCTTGATGGCTAGCGCAAAAAGGGAGACAGACCAAGCCTTCTGAGTCTACCGCTAGATGGGCTAGACGAAGAGGACCGGTGACATTAGAGCTGCCAGATCAAGAAATTGCGATAGTTATTAAGCACATACATGTAAGCAGAGGTGCGTGCGCATGGGGTATTCAGTTGGAAGTAGAACTTGTAACCGAATAAATGAACAGTAATAGAGTGCTTCAATCTTAAGTGAATGTGTAAAGTAAAGCgttggaaataaagtaaagcattAATTTGTGACTTTCATTTGGCAATCTAGTGATCGAACTTAGAGCAGTTATTgtaagagatttatttgaattttaacgcCAGAAAATTCGTAACactattgtttttaatgttaccaTAAAAATGCTAATTTGGAATGGCAACCCCGAAAATACGCTCAAGCAAATAGACCCAGGACTCACTTTATTACACACCAAGAGCCTGTCAAGCTCACATCTAGGGTGCCTGTCCAAAAAATAGGAAGCAGAAgtgtgttttaataaaaaaattaattatatttttattcaaacaaatataactcaatatttgattacattttcttaaaaataagatTAAACCGATCAGTAAATCTTGCTTACTTCGTAAGCATTACTTACAAGCGAGTGATCGAATTCAGAGAAATTATTGTAAGAGAACTATTTTCATTATCAGATTGTCAGATAACAGTCacaaattaatggcaacacaCTTGCTTcacatatatttgaactaaagcgtttttcagtaagagcgcttcaacggtttgacttttttaactaattttttttttattatcgagtttgaacatatacatttaagtatgaaattcgatttcttttgcgtgaccaccgcgtgcacgttttacgaagtccaatcgttgaacccaattttcgaccactcttttgcataaatcggccgaaattccagcaatttcgcgttcaatattggctctgagctcacaaatcgtcgcgtGGTGCAATTTGGtgcgtgcgttttagtaaatttaaaattttataaaaattttatgaaaattgttcCTAATTTCTTGTGTTGAAACTAATTTTAGGCGAGAATGCATAGAGCGTAcaatattgatatacatatataccttctgctcaaatatgaacgagactaatttaataaaacacaaacggttaattattgctcaatttttattttatctccttcaaagtaatcaccattggaggcgatacacatattccaacgttttttccaatcatcatagcatttctggaaggccgatttcggtatggatttgagttccttcttcgaattctcttttatgacttcgattgtctcaaaatgttttccacggagcggcaacttgagcttgggaaacaggaaaaagtcacatggagccatatcaggtgaatacggtgcttgcggaacgatattaacatggcgagcatttccttagcgacagttttgcgttgttctttttgaagaaaattcaacaattttggaacaagACGCGCGGAcactcgtctcatgcccaagaCATCATGAATAATAGTATGAACGGATCCATTTGATATGCTCAGCTCACTAACTATCTCTGTTTCGGTCACacggcgattttcaagcacaattttctttacttttctgatgttttcgtcgtttactgatgttgctggacgacgttcatgaggtaagttttcaaccgatgtacggccctctttgaatgatttgtaccactggaaaacacgtgcacgcgatagagcagagtctccataggttgtctgcaacatttttaaggcgtctgaagccgaaattttgttggaataacaaaatttcaaacaaattctttgaatttccatcgtttaGTTCGAAAAACACACAGCAGGGGCTCCTCAGGGATCAGTCCTGGATCCACTGCTATGGAACTTAATGTATGATGGGGTTCTGAGAATGGATATGCCCCCGAGAACTAAAGTCATTAGATTCGTGGATGACATCGCGGTGGTAATGGTGGCAAAGCAAATGCACGAAATTCAGAGGATCGCCAGCGAATCCGTAAGCTTGATCAAAGCTTGGCTAAGGTCTATGAAGTTGGAATTAGCTGAGTATAAGACCGATGTAGTCCTAACAAGCAGCAGAAAGATAGTAGAAActataaatgaaaatgttgggACTGTAACTATTAGTTCAAAACCCGGTattaaatacctaggagtgatTATTGGCAGGCGTTTAAACCTCAAAACGCATCTGGAATATGTTGCGAAGAAGGCATCGAGTGTGCAGTCCTATCTGTCGcgaataatgccaaacaacGCCGGACCTAGCCACAGCAAAAGACTACTATATATATAGCAGGGTAGTCACCTCGGTTCTCTAATATGccgcacagaaaacaaactatgtgacataacactctgaaatttgccatgtgggcttataacagtcctaccatccaacaaaaattttatttttgcaatatgtcatccgcggaccgttttattgataaagtctcgttcatatttgagcagaaggtataatataaatatatatactatgctacttatatttgtacaaaagttcaattgcagcttgaattcttatagtgttacatatgtttttttccgagatgacgcccgtgaagagggaactctcatgagtactgctataccggcaGATCAGTATGCAtgacttgtagcctcacagctacacctacgtactaaacccctCTCCACTCTTCCCGCGGAACAGTCCAAAAAAGGTATTACCTCACGGGGCTGGTTGGCACATAGGCTGCTAGTTATTTCTTCTACGAACCTCCGCGTGTCTTAAATCATTGCGGATATGTTTTACATGCGCGCAGACTCGCTTCCAGTTATCACCCGATTTcagcataaaatctataatgTTCTCTCCGTATAATATGCTGCGGGTTGCGGGAGCATAGCGTGATCAGCGTCTTCTTCCCTCTCCTTGCAGATTGAGCAGTTTGTGAAATATAATGGCCGAATCTATGAAGGTATTTTCGAAACACCCCGTGCCCTGAAAGGAATTGAATTAGATGGAAGTTTGTTTCCCCATTGTTCTTTTCTAACCACGTCGTAAGAATTTGAGCACATGCGTCAATCTACCTTTCGGTGATCTGTTCCACTGGTCTTGCCAGCGGGCGATCGAACGACGTCTTTcttcttctgtaatatttttaCGACTTGATCTACTGTCGGGCTTGGATAGCCTCAAATACACTCTTTgcatttctttcaccaaaatgtcTACGGGGACCAGACCGGCTATAACGAGGAAGGAACGTCcgaaattgtacggaagccgCAAATAGTCCGCAGAGCGCTTAGCCGATAGACGGCTATCCGTTTTTTTGTGTAACTATTTATGTTCAGTGCGTCAGCCCAGATCGGTGCGGCATATAAGAGAACCGAGGTGACTACCCTGCTATATATATAGTAGTCTTTT
The Anastrepha ludens isolate Willacy chromosome X, idAnaLude1.1, whole genome shotgun sequence DNA segment above includes these coding regions:
- the LOC128869686 gene encoding uncharacterized protein K02A2.6-like → MHIIDKGNAPLLTIHIDHLGPLDATTKLYKHILIVVDGFSKFTWLYPTKTTPAEEVIRKMSEWANIFGAPHRIISDKGLAFTSTAFKDWCQTEKVEHVLTTSGVPRGNGQVERLNRVVINVISKLSADRTEAWYKYVGKVQRVINSTINKSTKYPPFEIMFGVKMKTPMDVNINNMVESETADILIANRDSMRGNVRRQIVYAQKEYKENFDRRRKCKRIYKLGDLVAIKRSQFVAGKKLANEDLGPYEVIRVKRNDKYDVKKAADFEGPNATSTSCDYMKPWKRDESDLSETDDIVEWPNVGE